A genomic stretch from Gloeocapsa sp. DLM2.Bin57 includes:
- a CDS encoding GTPase Era: MNEFSLGTIPTPPPGFKSGFVAIIGRPNVGKSTLLNQLVGQKIAITSPVAQTTRNRLKGILTTPTEQIIFIDTPGIHKPHHELGKVIVQNAKHAIALVDVILFLVDSSVKVGNGDRYIAELLTDNPTPIILGLNKSDLATDTAASYLDLVQNWEVVKLSALNGTGLNELQSLIINKLAYGPYYYPPELVTDMPERMIMAELIREQILYLTRQEIPHSVAIVIEKIEPKAKVTKIYAAINVERKSQKGIIIGRGGSMLKAIGTAAREQITKLIEGEVYLELFVKVEPMWRQSQRQLIELGYQVEK, from the coding sequence AATCAGGATTCGTCGCGATTATAGGTCGTCCTAACGTAGGAAAATCTACTCTACTCAATCAATTAGTAGGACAAAAAATAGCCATTACCTCTCCTGTAGCCCAAACTACCCGTAATCGTCTCAAAGGAATCCTGACGACTCCTACAGAACAAATAATTTTTATCGATACACCAGGAATTCATAAACCCCACCACGAATTAGGAAAAGTAATCGTCCAAAACGCCAAACACGCGATCGCCCTAGTAGATGTGATCTTATTTTTAGTGGATAGTTCTGTTAAAGTAGGAAACGGCGATCGTTATATCGCCGAATTACTAACGGATAACCCTACACCAATTATCTTAGGACTCAATAAATCAGACCTAGCCACCGATACAGCAGCAAGTTATCTAGACTTAGTCCAAAATTGGGAAGTAGTGAAATTATCAGCCCTAAACGGTACAGGATTAAACGAACTTCAGTCTCTAATAATCAATAAATTAGCCTATGGTCCTTACTATTATCCACCCGAACTAGTAACCGATATGCCAGAGCGTATGATTATGGCAGAATTAATTAGAGAACAAATCCTCTATTTAACTCGTCAGGAAATCCCCCACTCTGTAGCTATAGTCATCGAAAAAATCGAACCAAAAGCCAAAGTAACAAAAATTTACGCCGCTATTAACGTAGAGCGCAAATCACAAAAAGGTATAATTATTGGTAGAGGGGGAAGTATGCTCAAAGCTATTGGCACAGCAGCTAGAGAACAAATTACCAAGTTAATAGAAGGAGAAGTTTACCTAGAACTATTTGTTAAAGTAGAGCCAATGTGGCGTCAATCCCAAAGACAATTGATAGAATTAGGATATCAAGTAGAAAAATAG